Sequence from the Scyliorhinus canicula chromosome 7, sScyCan1.1, whole genome shotgun sequence genome:
CCTTGGGGAAAGGGCCAGGTAACAAACGTTGAATGCAATAAATCTGCAAATACTTCTCTGCTAATTTATGTAAAGTGCCAAACAATAGAATTCCTGCCCTAGATTTTCACATAGTAACTATCAAGAATGGCTACTTACAAAATGTAACTTTTGAAGGCATTTGTACCTCTTACACTTCTCACCCTAACGATTAGAATTTTCTCTCGACAGCGGTTAAAACCCGTTTCGGCAATGCTGATGGAGCTTTCTGCCATTTTCCGTTTACATTCAGTGGAAAGACCTACAAGACTTGTACTGCCGATGGGAGAGACGATGGACGTATCTGGTGTTCCACAACTGCAGACTATGACAATGACAAAACATTTGGATTCTGCCCGCATGAATGTAAATAGCTGTCCATTTATTTTGATGTGACGTGCTCCTTGCCAATGTTTGCTGTGTTACTATTAGTTGGTTTCCCACTTCAATTTTCAGCTTGGACCTTCAATCCCAATTGGTGATAAGTTGATCTGTTGTGAGACGGTTTAAACTGATGTCAGGTCAAGTTTATGACagtggcaatctagaatgagaggtcatggtTTTAggttaaggggtagcagattcaaACCAcgaatgaggagaaattacttccctCAAAGggccatgaatctgtggaattcactatctcaGAGTGCGGCGGATGCCAGGAGATTGAGTAATTATAagaagatagacagatttttaattagtaatggattgAAGGATTATGCagaacaggcaggaaaatggagatgaggccGAGAGGAATAGCTGAATTGGCTACTGctgatcctagttcttatgtttttatgttcttatcccTATTATTGAAATATTGTTAATACTCCATAGGATTAAAGGcagcagggtgacacagtggttagcattgctacttcacggcaccgagatcccaggttcgatcccggctctgggtcactgtccgtgtagagtttgcacattctccccgtgtttgcgtgggtttcacccccacaacccaaagatgtgcagggtaggtggattggtcacgctaaattgccccttaattggaaaaaatgaattgggtactttaaattttaaaaaaaataatactgCATAGGATTAAAAAATCCGAATTTGAGTCCAGgatttcaaatatatatatatggctgAAATAATTTGCTGGTCATTGTAATATATAATTGAATCCCTAAAAGCCAAATAAAATCTATCGAGGTGTTATAAGAAGCTTTTGTGGCTTTTAGATTTCAGTAATGCCTTTAGTCGCTGGAATTCAATGCCGCAAGTTCAAACTTGATCATTACTTAAAACCTGATCTTAACCCAGGGGAACGCTTTGGGAGCTATATTTGACCTCAATCATTTCAGAGTCAGGAAAGGAATGAAGTAGATTAAATACCCATTCCTGATCCCTGTTCTGTGACATTTGCTGTATATTCCATGCATGTGAATTGAGGCATCAGAGGGCAATAAATACCAGTGGAAGGACACTCAGAACAAAATTGTAGGGAGAATAAAATGTTGAGCTCCTGGACCAAATCTAGACTTGTGGCATTATTTAATCAGCTTCCAAAATCACCCTCCTTGCTCAATACAGAGCTTCATAAAGGTATCATAGTGTGATAATTACAGTTTGTTCTTTGCGGTTTTATTATAAATTTCTGTTTTCTCTTCGCTTTTGTTCAGTGTTATACACCATTGGTGGCAACAGCGACAGTTCACCTTGTGTCTTCCCCTTTGTATTCGATGGCAAACGTTATGACCGGTGCACATCTGAGGGCCGTCAGGATGGCTACAGGTGGTGTGCCACGACCAGAAACTTTGACGTGGATAAAAAATATGGCTTCTGCCCCAGTCCAGGTAATTATTCATAGTTACAAAGCTCAGTTCAACAaatattctccggccattgggattctctgttgccgctGGCCGTGCACCACTgtccacgggtttcccggtggcatgggctTCAATGGGAagcattgacaagcagtgggagtatagaatcccaccggcagcgagCAGTGCGCCGCCGAGAAACCAGAGGACCGGATAATCCAGCCCGTAATGTTTTGTCAAACCAGATAGAATGTATTATACAACTTTAGGACTGGATGTGGTTCAAGATTTCATTTAACAAGTTAGTTGGTTCCAAAGACTGGGTAAGACAGTAGGTTGTGAATCTTGCAACGGTAAAATCACCAGTGATACTTGATGCCTATAGGTTTATACACATACAACTATCACATGGCTTAGGCACTGGAAAGTGCTGATTTGCTTGGAATGGTTCCTTAGTGTGGGTCAGCACCTAgcaagagatagagagaaaactggAGAAATAATTCACAAATAATACGACgattatagagtcatagattaGTTGCAGGACAAAAAGAGACCCATAATATCCATGTCATCTCTGCAAGAACAATTCAGCTAGTCCATCATACTCTTCCGTCCTTTGCTGGTAACCTGCATTTTGTCCCTTTCAGCCATATGTCCAATTCCATTTGAAAGCCATGAATGATTTTTCCTCCAACAGACTCTCAGCCAGCGCAatctagatcctaaccactcgctaagCAAAGATGTTCTTTTGCCATACACCTTGTATCAGATTTCTCTGGACATTCCCAATTTCTGTTTCACTATTCTGGCAATGCGATCTCTGATTTgaaaggacatttaaaaaaaggtcGATATGAGAAAACGTTGCCGAGCCCAAGAAGCTTAACCCTCCTGCACTCCCAACTTCATTCATAACCCCCCTTGAATAGAGATTTGTTTGCTGAAATCTGAATTAGATACACTTTTCACTTATTTACATGTAAATCCTACCATCTTGATGGATTTTGAAGTATTATTTGAAGTTCAGCAATTTGCACTTGGCTGTTATTTAAAATTCCCTCACAACAATCAACTTTTATCTTGTAGTTAATGCTGTGGTTTCTGGAAATGCTGATGGAGAGCTGTGTTCATTTCCTTTCACATTCCTTGGGAAAAGGTATGATGCGTGCACCACCGCAGGCAGACCTGATGAGCGGTCCTGGTGTGCAACCACCAGTAACTTTGATGAAGACAGAAAGTGGGGTTTCTGTCCGAATGCTGGTAAATATTGCAGGGTTTTATTCATCTCTTTTgtcaatgcttttttttttagcaCAAATGTTCTAAATTAAATCTATCAATTTAGTAATCAAGTAATTGAACTCTGAATGCTCATCTGTACAGTTTCAGGTTGAAGTACATCTTGAGGTTAGGCAAGTCTTGGTCAGCTTTCCTCCATCCCATTGAAAGGTGGACTACGGAGCACCAAATTAACACATTAAGACATAAACAGGGAAAAGGGAACCAATGTACCTTGCTTTGCTGACTAATATTAGACAGTTGATAACCAACAATGATGCTGTCCTTACAGAAATATTCTGGCCCACTCTCAGGAATGACattaggggtggaattctcccacccccagggggtcggagaatcgcccggcgccggcgtcaatcctgcccccaccgtgacacgaattctctgccacccaggaatcggcgggggcgggaatcgcgccggtcggcgggccccccgcggcgattctctggcccacgatgggccaaagtcccgccgctgacaggccaatcccaccaGCTTGGATCAAAACACCtcgggtgccggcgggattggcagcgtgggtgggttccggggtcctgggggggggcacggggcgatctgaccccggggagtgcccccacggtggcctggcccgcgatcgggtcccaccgatcggcgggcgggcctgcgccgtgggggcactctttttcttccgccccgccatggctttcaccatggcgggggcggaagagaccccctcccctgcgcatgcgccggtatgatgtcagcagccactgacgcaccggtgcatgcgcggacttccgccggccggcaaaggcctttcggcccctgctggcgtggtgccaaagccGTTCGCGCCGGTCGCGCAGAGcgacaaccactccggcgcgggcctaacccctcaatgtgagggcttggcccctaaaggtgtggagaattccgcacctttggggaggcccgacgccggaggggttgacgccactccaatacgccgggacctcccgccccactgggtaggggagaatcccggcctaggtgTCCAAAGGGTTTAAGTTTCTACATATGAATCGTATTACCTCTCTCAATATATCCCTTCTATGTATTCTATGTTTCGATGATAGCCTCACCCACAGCCAAATAGCCTGCCAACACTGGTAAGTCTCACATGATGCAAAATAGCCCCTTGGATAAGCTGCTCCAGCAATGGAACCATTCTTGGTATCAGGGAGCCAACATGCATTCCTTACACTAGAACCCACCAGAAGGACCACAATGATCAGTTTCAGTCATGGGATACTTTGAAAAGGATGTCAAGGTATGGGGAGAAAGGAAAAAATATTAAAGTAATATTCAAACAATTGACCGATTTGTATCATGCAGGATACAGCATCTTTTTAGTGGCAGCCCATGAGTTTGGACATTCCCTGGGACTAGATCATTCCTCTAGAACAGATGCTCTGATGTACCCACGATACCGATACTTCGAAAACTTCAAATTATCAGACGATGATGTTGCAGGAATCCAGCATCTCTATGGTATGGTCAATTTTATTGCTTTGTGCAAAATAAAAAGTCGCTCAAAGCCTTTTAGTGAAATACTAAGATGTGTATAATTGCAAGCGTAAAAGATGTTCTCGCATTACCTTATTTTGAACACAGGATCGAAGCCTGGTCCTACATCATCACCTACTTCTACAACAACGGCAGCTGTTTCAACAACTGTGCCGAGCACGACCACAATTGGTCCAGCTGCAGACATCTGCAAAGTGAATATTTTTGATGCAGTTGCAAGTATAAAGAAAACACTTCATTTCTTCAAAAATGGGTAAGTAATGCCAACTTTGAACCATTGTTTTCAAGTTGCGGGTAGCAGAGAGAACACATGTTTTTACGTGATCTGCACCTCGCAGAGAAGTCCATGCGGCCATAGAAACAAGAGTAGACCATTCAACATCTCCAGCCTGCTCTTCCCTCCAAGGAGATCACAGCTGTACCTTCCGTATTGTAACTTCATTCATCCACCTCAGTTCCATATCCCTTAGCACCTTGGATAGCAAAAACTCTATCATCCCAGATTTAAAATTGTTAATTGAGCTAGCATCTGTTTTTGTGGGTGAGTTGCAACCTTTCtctaccctttgtgtgaagaagtgttttgCAACTTCTCTGATTTTATGATCTCTTGTCCTTTACTGCCACCTAGACAGTCTCTTTCAATCCTATTAATTCTTTCAAAGTCCTAACATTCTCAGTCTTTATTCCAGAGAATGCATGTGTGATTTAAGTTAGGTCACCTCGTAATTTAACCCTAGTAACCCTGGTAACATTCTGATTGAGCATGCATAATATGTCCTTTCTGAGATGCGatacccaaaactgcacacagggtAGGTGAGAGAATACTTGGGGATCCAGGGTCTTTCTCCATCTGAATTTATTGATACTTTTTCTAGATATGTCTGGAAATTTACATCAGCAAAGAAATCCATCATGGGGCCAATTCCAATTGCAAAGCTGTGGCCAAAAGCTCCTTCCAAAATTGATGCTGCATTTGAAGATGCACACCAGAAGGTCTACATTTTCTCAGGTTTGTCTCAATTATTGATGAGGGATAATTCTCAAGCATATAATTAAGCAATGCTATTAGCAAACTGATATGATAAGGCAGGCATCATGTTAAGGATCGAAAGGTAAGAAtaacttaggtagggtgctctttccacgagctggtgcagactcgatgggctgaatggcctccttctgtactgtaaattttatTCTATTCTAAATATTCTTCTGAGGCAGAATCCTTTCATTAATGTTGTCACACAGTTAGTTAATTTTTCTTGTGAAAACATCTTAATTTTTCATAAATGAATGTAAATAGGTTTGATGTAATGTGGATGAAAAATAGAGTAATTGACAACCATTGACCAGTGAATCTTATGAAACAAAGCCAATCTTCAAGTTAGTTAAGTAAAAATAAAATGTGAGATTTTTATGTTTCAAATATCTTTACAGACATTTATTGATGGGTgtgcagtggtattgttgctgggctGGGAATCCAGCGATCCCGGGTAATGCTTtggagtcccaggtttgaataccaccacggcagatgatgaAAGTTGGattcaatacaaaatctggaattaaaaggctaatgatgaccaggaaaccatttCCGACTGTGGTACAAACCCATCtagtcattaatgtccttcagggaaggaaatctgccatccttccctggtctggcctacgtgtgactccagacccactttTAAGtgcactctgaaatggcccagcaggccactcagttcaagacaattagggatgggcaacaaaaattATGccccagccaacgatgcccacattccattaattaatttttttttaaatggaatttATAGCCTTCCTTCAAGGTTAAACTGGTTGCTCTTTGTACTGAccataaattgtttttttttatcgcCATTTGTCGAGGAATAAATAGCTATATACAGCTATGTTGAACTGAAATGGTGCTTAAATGGAACCCCAAAAGTCTTGTATATTTCCCTGACTGTCATGCAAGAAAAATTAATTTCCGAAGTGAAACATTTGAATTTTAAATTTGCTATCAGCAAGTAACCAAATGAACAGCCAACACCATTAGATTTCCCTGCTCACTCTTAATATAGGCACCAACCTGTTTATTTTAAATGAGTTGATACCACCACTTAAGGAGCAGACAGAGGAATGTTACATGAGTCTGTTATATTCACTTACTGTTGATGGTCATTTCTCAGCTAAATACAATTGTAATCAATGGAAACTAAACTGTTGCTTTTTATCTCTTCCTCCAGGGAGATCATACTTTGTATTTTCTGGCAAGATCCTTGAGCCAGGCTATCCTAAGGACATCAGCAAATTGGGCATTGATACCAGCATTGAACGAGTATTTGGTGCAGTTATGAAAGGTCCAAGGAAAGTGTTGCTCTTTGGTGGAGAGAATGTTTGGAGGTGAGTAGAATTTGATCGGAATTAAGAGTTTTAGCACAGTGACATATTAGCTAAATCTCAACTCGGAAATACGGGACTTTTTTCTACATTCGAGGTGTTACATTAATGCAAGCTGCTGTTGTGAATAACATCTTGTACTAATGTAGGCATTGTCACTTTGTATACAATATTCACCTCAACCTTACATTGGACAATGGATGTTCAGAATGAATTAAGGTATATAGGTACAGGCAGCTTAGGAATTGACATTAGATACTCGGCCATGTGTCCTTGCAAGATGCTGATGTATTGCAGAGAAGCTTCAAGGGTTGGGGTGTACCACCATGTATTCACAGAGTATTAATTCTGcggttgggggggtgggcagtgagggaggtcggggggggtgggggggggggggtgttgtggccaACTAATTTAACATCTTATTTCTGCAGAAATTACTTTTAGAGAAAATTGCAAGTTGCTCTTAAAGATTTATGGCACTTGTAGAATGAGCAGTTACACTTGCACTGAACTTAACCAAGTGTTTTTAATCTGACATTCAGGTTCGATTTGCTGGCACAGAAAGTTGATAGGATCAGCAGAATTTCTCAGACTTTCCTCCATGTGCCTATCAATGCTGATAGTGTATTCATGCACAAAAGTAAGTTTCTCAGTCAGGTGACAGCTTTGGATGCCGAATAGTGTTGTATGGTCTAACCCTTTTGTTTAGCCAAATTTGTTCATCGCAAAAGAAGTTACATACAATATATACGGGAAGGTGTGCAGTTTATTGTGTAATTTTGTGCAATTAAAACATGGCTAGACATTAGTGACATCATAGTACCTACAAAAGGTGTTCCCCGGAGACATATTCCAGTGTCTCTTATAACAGTTTTTGAAATTGCTATATCTTGATCTTAATTCTACTTGTTCTCTGTTTTAAACAACAAGAAGTCAGTGCCGCTATGTCACGAAGGTTCAGAGTTGGTTCCTTTTTTAAGCAACCAATCTTGTATTTCGCCATTAGTCTGTGCGACACATAACTACTCAGAATCGAGCAATCCAGCTGATGGTAACTCGCTTCTAGTTGCACTGGTACTTCTGGCACACTGATGTGTTGACTGAATGTCATATGTTTGGTGGTTCAGATAAGATTACCTTATTGCTGCTCCCTCATTAGTGGATAAATCCCAACTCAGAACACTaaaataggcagcatggtggtgcagtagttagcactgctgcctcatggcaccaaggtccaaggtttgatgccggctctgggtcactatccatatggagtttgcacattctcgctgtgtttgcgtgggtttcacccccacaacccaaagatatgcaggctaggtagattgaccacgctaaattgccccttaattgggaaaaatgaattctaaaaatttttttaaaagaacaccaAAATATACAGTCAGATGTTTCTGTAAATTCATGGGAATATTAATTTTAACTGTGTACTTGCAGCCCAGCAAATGACATGGTATTCATCTAATCACAAAGGCAAAAAGCTCGTTCAGTGAATACTTGTTCTGATCTGCAATTTGACTTAGAGATAAATGAGACTTCACTAAACGTTAGTTACACATTTCATTGACATTATCAACATAACTtatagcatagaaggaggccattccaggTTCATGCTCAAGCTGTGTCTTTTtaaaatacagaagtctgagaacgcacgaacagactcaaaaacaacttcttccccactgttaccagacttctaaatgatcctcttatggactgacctcattaacactacaccctgtgtgcttcatccgatgccggtgcttctgtagttacattgtataccttgtgttgccctataatgtattttcttttattcccttttcctcccatgtacttaatgatctgttgagctgctcgcagaaaaatacttttcactgtacctcggcacacatgacaataaacaaatccaaatataTATATCCCATTAGGCCCAATCCCATGGCCTTTCTCATAGCTCTGTACTTAATTTCAATTTTAAAGTTATATTAAAACGGCTTCaatcactctttcaggcagtgtattccaaatcAGAACTTGCTACAAATAAAATGTCTCCTCGTCCCCTTTTCTCCTTGGCAGTTATCTTAATCCTATGTTGTCTGGTTACTGACTCTTCCACCAAAAGAAACAAGTTCTTCTTATTTACTCTATCCAAAGCACTCCTACATTTGAACACCTCCGTTAAGATTCCTCTTTAACGATAGGAATCCCAGGCTCTTTAGCCTCCCCTCCAAACTGAAGTCATACAGCTCGAGGGTAATTCTGGTCAATGTGCTCTCCACTCTCTTCAAGGTCTTTCCGTCCTCCAACCTGCAATCACATGAAGACTGTTGCCTACTATTCATGTGAAGCGTACAATGCCATGAATGCACTGATGTGACTGAGCACTTGTTACATCCATCAATGCTGTGCATCAGAGCTTGTTAGCCATTTGGAGACAGATATATCAAAGTTATGAATAATTGTTCTTTGATGGAATACATCATGAAGCATCTGTGCCTGAGGACTTTAATTCTGTCGGTCATTAGATAAATTCACTGATCTCGCCCTGTTTGAGACTAGCTCAAAGGGAGATCTGGTCAAAGAATTGGCGCTTCGGTTGTTCTCCAATTTCTGACACAGGATCACCAAATCATTTATagtaaaaatatttttacaaCTGAGAGCCTGATAATGACACGGAAGTGGAAACAGTATATCATTGTGTGGTGGGAGGTGCGGGGTGCTGGAAATGGCAAACAGAGAAAAAATCTTGTAATTACGCAATATAATACTTTGCTCTGTGAGATGATCCATTACCTCTCTCATCCATACTCTTTCAGCGAACATCTACTTCCTGCAAGAAAAGTACTTCTGGAAAATGAACCGGTATCGTCAGGTTATTTATGTGGGATACATCAAGAGTACCTTACTGAATTGTAAAGAATAGAATTTCAACCACAGGAGCAACATCATCTTGAGGAAGACTTGTTGTTTAAATTAAAGTGTTTACATTATTCCGTCACATTGTGTGATCACAGTATAACCCTTCGATATTCTTTTGTTTTCAATTGTACTGGATTTCAGTTTGTTACTTGAAGGATAAGAAATCTGTGCCATACATTTTACCAAGGAGAGAGAGTGGAATTATAAAACCCAGTCAAACTAAATCTGCAACTGAATTTAAGGGGTGGACTGTGACCGacggtattttaaaaaaattatcgcTTGTAAAAGATCAATTAATTGACTTTTTTGATTACATGAATCTTTATTCAGGCTGAGTCAATGTTTCTGCTGGACAACCTAAATCTAGAATTTGGTTTGCAATGCTCACTTTACATGCAACTAATGTTAAGTTATAATAGTGTGACATTCTGTGTTAGGCGTAAATATGACACAGATGCAAATCCATGTGGATGCAATGCAAGATACAAAGAAGGATGCACGCCAGTTGTCACTGGAATACATTTGCTTATTCCGCTACTACCTGATGTGTAATGGGCTTGGCTACAGTAGAGTGTAAGAAAGCTCAAATATGTCTTTCCTACAGTTAATGGAAAAACATTACCCCAACAGCAACCCCAACCATCATTGTTTACTCCAAATACAGATACTTTTTATATCTTATACAAGATTTATTATTTATTCTAATTTCTATGTTTATTTTTTCTACTTGGGAACAGTTTTCACTAGATTTCCCTCAGATGTTTGGCAATGCACAGTTCCAGCCGTTGATCGGTATAATGGACCAACACATTGCAATGCTGTTTGTGTATCTCACTGGTGCTGCTCGGCATTGGTGTGCATACAGCCACGGTCACTTCCTCCAATTATGCCATCAGATAACAGCTAGAAATAATATCAAGACATCTAACAATGTGGCTCGATAATCATTGCTTTGCACTGGACTTGGAAAGAGGCCTTACTCATATCAACTTCCAACTTGACacctgtttagctcactgagctaaatcgctggcttttaaagcagaccaaacaggccagtagcacagttcgattcccgtaccagcttccccggacaggtgccggaatgtggcgactaggggcttttcacagtaacttcattgaagcctactcgtgacaataagagatttttatttcattttttcattctgaAGGAGGCCCCCTATGCAACTCACATTGGCTGCTGGTTTGTAAAAGTTGAATATTTAGATATTGTTCTCTTTCTTATCACTGATTCTCATCTCAGCACAGAGGTCAGGACAGCATCAAACAAGGCCCTTTGGACCATTGTTTCTGGAGCTTCCAATGTAGCTTTACTTTACCACAATAGTGTTATTCAAATGCTGATCATGTCCATCAAGGTTCAGTTTGCATATCCAAATATGCATAACATTTTACGTAAAGTTATATTTGGGTTTTGCTTTATTTGCTACCACCGAGTATAATATCTCTTGGTATGTAAAAGAATTTCCGAGCAACATTTTACATGCATTTATaagattaattaatttaaaatttaaacaatGTAATTGGAATTAAATTATTGTAATTTTTTAATGCTTATCATCTAATAAACTGCTTGTTTCACATCATAATGTGTTTTTCTTGATGTTTGAATTATGATGTACATTCTCCAGACCCAAGGCCATCACTCTATTTCCAATTTTGCTgcttttcatttttttccctttACCCCTTTCCTATTGTCATGCCTCCGTTCACTTCTCCACTCTTGGGTACTccccctcccaattccctccccataTCTTCCAATACTACTTGATCTTCCTGCTCGCTTACTGCTTTCTCA
This genomic interval carries:
- the mmp9 gene encoding matrix metalloproteinase-9 translates to MMLIRVVLSAALLVHSSFSAPSTPPLETFPGEQDMTDTEMAMSYLQRFGYLNLKKTGNAMISLKSTITRMQQTLALPETGELDETTISAMKQPRCGVPDVLNYKTFDDEKWNHTDLTYSIVSYTPDLDPLVVDDAFARAFKVWSDVTPLTFTKINSGEADIMVQFGRQWHGDPYPFDGMDGLLAHAYPPGENMYGSLHGDAHFDDDEFWTLGKGPAVKTRFGNADGAFCHFPFTFSGKTYKTCTADGRDDGRIWCSTTADYDNDKTFGFCPHELLYTIGGNSDSSPCVFPFVFDGKRYDRCTSEGRQDGYRWCATTRNFDVDKKYGFCPSPVNAVVSGNADGELCSFPFTFLGKRYDACTTAGRPDERSWCATTSNFDEDRKWGFCPNAGYSIFLVAAHEFGHSLGLDHSSRTDALMYPRYRYFENFKLSDDDVAGIQHLYGSKPGPTSSPTSTTTAAVSTTVPSTTTIGPAADICKVNIFDAVASIKKTLHFFKNGYVWKFTSAKKSIMGPIPIAKLWPKAPSKIDAAFEDAHQKVYIFSGRSYFVFSGKILEPGYPKDISKLGIDTSIERVFGAVMKGPRKVLLFGGENVWRFDLLAQKVDRISRISQTFLHVPINADSVFMHKTNIYFLQEKYFWKMNRYRQVIYVGYIKSTLLNCKE